A single window of Oncorhynchus clarkii lewisi isolate Uvic-CL-2024 chromosome 10, UVic_Ocla_1.0, whole genome shotgun sequence DNA harbors:
- the LOC139419749 gene encoding ubiquitin-conjugating enzyme E2 K-like isoform X1 yields the protein MANIAVQRIKREFKEVLKSEETSKNQIKVDLVDENFTELRGEIAGPPDTPYEGGRFQLEIKIPETYPFNPPKVRFITKIWHPNISSVTGAICLDILKDQCSVTGAICLDILKDPWAAAMTLRTVLLSLQALLAAAEPDDPQDAVVANQYKQNPEMFTQTARLWAHYYGGAPVPGPEYTRKIDKLTAMGFEKNAVIAALSSKSWEVETATELLLNN from the exons ATGGCGAATATAGCGGTCCAGAGGATCAAACGGGAGTTCAAAGAAGTTCTCAAAAGCGAAGAg acgAGTAAAAACCAGATCAAGGTGGATCTGGTAGATGAAAACTTCACAGAGTTGCGAGGAGAGATCGCAGGACCACCAGACACGCCGTAcgaag GTGGCAGATTTCAACTGGAAATCAAAATCCCAGAAACGTATCCCTTTAACCCTCCCAAG gtgaGGTTCATCACTAAGATCTGGCACCCCAACATCAGCTCAGTAACAGGAGCCATCTGTCTGGACATCCTCAAAGACCAGTG CTCAGTAACAGGAGCCATCTGTCTGGACATCCTCAAAGACCCGTG GGCAGCAGCGATGACTCTGAGGACAGTACTGTTGTCCCTCCAGGCTCTTCTGGCTGCAGCTGAACCAGACGACCCCCAGGATGCAGTAGTGGCCAATCAG TATAAGCAGAACCCAGAGATGTTTACGCAGACAGCCAGGTTATGGGCCCATTACTACGGTGGAGCCCCTGTTCCCGGTCCAGAATACACACGGAAGATAGACAAACTCACTGCCATGGGCTTCGAAAAG aacgctgtaatcgctgccttGTCTTCTAAATCCTGGGAGGTGGAGACGGCAACAGAACTACTCCTTAACAACTGA
- the LOC139419749 gene encoding ubiquitin-conjugating enzyme E2 K-like isoform X3: MANIAVQRIKREFKEVLKSEETSKNQIKVDLVDENFTELRGEIAGPPDTPYEGGRFQLEIKIPETYPFNPPKVRFITKIWHPNISSVTGAICLDILKDQCSVTGAICLDILKDPWAAAMTLRTVLLSLQALLAAAEPDDPQDAVVANQNAVIAALSSKSWEVETATELLLNN, translated from the exons ATGGCGAATATAGCGGTCCAGAGGATCAAACGGGAGTTCAAAGAAGTTCTCAAAAGCGAAGAg acgAGTAAAAACCAGATCAAGGTGGATCTGGTAGATGAAAACTTCACAGAGTTGCGAGGAGAGATCGCAGGACCACCAGACACGCCGTAcgaag GTGGCAGATTTCAACTGGAAATCAAAATCCCAGAAACGTATCCCTTTAACCCTCCCAAG gtgaGGTTCATCACTAAGATCTGGCACCCCAACATCAGCTCAGTAACAGGAGCCATCTGTCTGGACATCCTCAAAGACCAGTG CTCAGTAACAGGAGCCATCTGTCTGGACATCCTCAAAGACCCGTG GGCAGCAGCGATGACTCTGAGGACAGTACTGTTGTCCCTCCAGGCTCTTCTGGCTGCAGCTGAACCAGACGACCCCCAGGATGCAGTAGTGGCCAATCAG aacgctgtaatcgctgccttGTCTTCTAAATCCTGGGAGGTGGAGACGGCAACAGAACTACTCCTTAACAACTGA
- the LOC139419749 gene encoding ubiquitin-conjugating enzyme E2 K-like isoform X2, with protein MANIAVQRIKREFKEVLKSEETSKNQIKVDLVDENFTELRGEIAGPPDTPYEGGRFQLEIKIPETYPFNPPKVRFITKIWHPNISSVTGAICLDILKDQWAAAMTLRTVLLSLQALLAAAEPDDPQDAVVANQYKQNPEMFTQTARLWAHYYGGAPVPGPEYTRKIDKLTAMGFEKNAVIAALSSKSWEVETATELLLNN; from the exons ATGGCGAATATAGCGGTCCAGAGGATCAAACGGGAGTTCAAAGAAGTTCTCAAAAGCGAAGAg acgAGTAAAAACCAGATCAAGGTGGATCTGGTAGATGAAAACTTCACAGAGTTGCGAGGAGAGATCGCAGGACCACCAGACACGCCGTAcgaag GTGGCAGATTTCAACTGGAAATCAAAATCCCAGAAACGTATCCCTTTAACCCTCCCAAG gtgaGGTTCATCACTAAGATCTGGCACCCCAACATCAGCTCAGTAACAGGAGCCATCTGTCTGGACATCCTCAAAGACCAGTG GGCAGCAGCGATGACTCTGAGGACAGTACTGTTGTCCCTCCAGGCTCTTCTGGCTGCAGCTGAACCAGACGACCCCCAGGATGCAGTAGTGGCCAATCAG TATAAGCAGAACCCAGAGATGTTTACGCAGACAGCCAGGTTATGGGCCCATTACTACGGTGGAGCCCCTGTTCCCGGTCCAGAATACACACGGAAGATAGACAAACTCACTGCCATGGGCTTCGAAAAG aacgctgtaatcgctgccttGTCTTCTAAATCCTGGGAGGTGGAGACGGCAACAGAACTACTCCTTAACAACTGA
- the LOC139419749 gene encoding ubiquitin-conjugating enzyme E2 K-like isoform X4, whose product MANIAVQRIKREFKEVLKSEETSKNQIKVDLVDENFTELRGEIAGPPDTPYEGGRFQLEIKIPETYPFNPPKVRFITKIWHPNISSVTGAICLDILKDQWAAAMTLRTVLLSLQALLAAAEPDDPQDAVVANQNAVIAALSSKSWEVETATELLLNN is encoded by the exons ATGGCGAATATAGCGGTCCAGAGGATCAAACGGGAGTTCAAAGAAGTTCTCAAAAGCGAAGAg acgAGTAAAAACCAGATCAAGGTGGATCTGGTAGATGAAAACTTCACAGAGTTGCGAGGAGAGATCGCAGGACCACCAGACACGCCGTAcgaag GTGGCAGATTTCAACTGGAAATCAAAATCCCAGAAACGTATCCCTTTAACCCTCCCAAG gtgaGGTTCATCACTAAGATCTGGCACCCCAACATCAGCTCAGTAACAGGAGCCATCTGTCTGGACATCCTCAAAGACCAGTG GGCAGCAGCGATGACTCTGAGGACAGTACTGTTGTCCCTCCAGGCTCTTCTGGCTGCAGCTGAACCAGACGACCCCCAGGATGCAGTAGTGGCCAATCAG aacgctgtaatcgctgccttGTCTTCTAAATCCTGGGAGGTGGAGACGGCAACAGAACTACTCCTTAACAACTGA